The following are from one region of the Rhodopirellula sp. P2 genome:
- a CDS encoding response regulator → MPTTSPHETDHPRRCVIADDVRVIREQLGHWMRELGYSVVHASCGDTALTELRREPTDLVIADIDMPHVSGLHLLQTVRSDANPKVAAIPVIISSSMEDGEIHRMIAVLGGNAYLRKPVSKEQVVGCVRFITQGNSPMPPGDGSTAAHSVSARFRRIASEFREF, encoded by the coding sequence ATGCCAACAACATCGCCCCACGAAACGGATCACCCCCGCCGGTGTGTGATCGCGGACGACGTTCGCGTCATCCGAGAGCAATTGGGACACTGGATGCGAGAACTGGGGTACTCAGTCGTTCATGCGTCATGTGGCGACACGGCGCTCACGGAATTGCGCCGCGAACCCACCGACCTGGTGATCGCCGACATCGACATGCCCCATGTCAGCGGCCTGCACTTGTTGCAAACCGTTCGATCCGACGCAAACCCGAAAGTTGCCGCCATTCCCGTCATCATTTCGAGCAGCATGGAAGATGGTGAAATCCATCGAATGATTGCGGTCCTGGGTGGAAACGCCTATTTGAGAAAGCCGGTCTCGAAAGAGCAGGTGGTCGGCTGCGTGCGATTCATCACTCAAGGCAACAGCCCCATGCCGCCCGGCGATGGCTCGACGGCCGCCCACTCCGTCTCGGCACGATTCCGTCGCATTGCCTCGGAGTTCCGTGAATTCTGA
- a CDS encoding CDP-alcohol phosphatidyltransferase family protein, with translation MWKPRREKWIAYGVHVFTASGIIPAALAMHEIIQTDCDPRRVFGWLLLTTLIDAVDGPLARRYHVQTTAPSIDGRTMDDLLDYLTFAFIPLMLAWRMDWMPTGLGFTVSLAMGASLFGFAHREAKNERHGFFRGFPSYWNIAVFYAGIVHVSWGPWPVAVLLWLLAGLTVAPIHLIYPNQAPRRHRRWLLLGSAVWTLALLAMLPSYPHPPIWLAVISLGYPVAYVATSIQLWRRRPQDFPPESAAESSQPSRSVPS, from the coding sequence ATGTGGAAGCCACGCAGGGAAAAGTGGATCGCCTACGGCGTGCACGTGTTCACCGCTTCCGGCATCATCCCTGCCGCCCTTGCGATGCACGAGATCATCCAAACCGACTGCGATCCGCGTCGAGTCTTTGGATGGCTTTTGTTGACGACACTCATCGATGCCGTCGATGGTCCGCTGGCACGCCGCTATCACGTCCAAACGACAGCCCCGTCAATTGACGGCCGGACCATGGATGATTTGTTGGACTACCTCACCTTCGCGTTTATCCCGTTGATGCTGGCCTGGCGGATGGACTGGATGCCAACTGGGCTGGGGTTCACAGTCTCCTTGGCGATGGGCGCCAGTCTGTTTGGATTTGCTCATCGCGAAGCAAAGAACGAACGTCACGGATTCTTTCGTGGATTCCCGTCCTACTGGAACATTGCGGTCTTCTACGCAGGAATCGTGCACGTGTCGTGGGGCCCTTGGCCCGTCGCCGTGCTGCTGTGGTTGCTGGCTGGATTGACTGTGGCGCCGATCCATTTGATTTATCCCAACCAAGCACCGCGCCGGCATCGGCGTTGGTTGCTACTGGGATCTGCGGTCTGGACGCTGGCCTTGCTCGCGATGCTTCCGTCTTATCCCCACCCACCAATTTGGCTGGCGGTCATCTCGCTCGGGTACCCCGTCGCGTACGTCGCCACATCGATCCAGCTTTGGCGCCGACGCCCTCAGGATTTCCCGCCCGAATCCGCCGCTGAAAGTTCCCAGCCAAGCCGATCGGTCCCGTCGTGA
- a CDS encoding endonuclease/exonuclease/phosphatase family protein gives MLTTFNSVIYLLFAVLAFGSLAPLSSHPHWFIRGWDFPRVQIVLIATVAAVAFFAVNSFGAESPAISWKSIAVLAVAIAAWHLFRIVPYTGVAPTQATTWDPPQTTNDSAEQRRFRMLVTNVEMENSQFEQWSRVVRQTDADVVIAAEIDERWKPTLEELKSIFPHQIIYPQDNWYGMAMLSRLPILESQIRFRVQDDVPSIDALIELPSGEAIRVIGVHPRPPEPIRDNDAIARDAELVLWGKELAEDDRPIVIGGDLNDVAWSPSTRLFLRLSQLLDPRRGRGFYNSFHADHVWMRFPLDHVFHSTHFAIRELKRMDHVGSDHFPILIDLQLQPVLKDEQRPLEEKASDEEEAQEKLQRAAESSDINTASAPFSSRTPAIG, from the coding sequence ATGCTGACCACATTCAACTCAGTCATCTATCTGCTGTTTGCAGTGCTGGCGTTCGGTTCGCTTGCACCGCTCAGTTCGCATCCTCACTGGTTCATCCGTGGTTGGGACTTCCCTCGCGTTCAAATCGTTTTGATTGCGACTGTCGCAGCGGTCGCATTTTTTGCGGTGAATTCATTCGGGGCAGAGTCGCCCGCGATCAGTTGGAAATCAATCGCTGTTTTGGCCGTCGCCATCGCAGCCTGGCACCTGTTTCGGATTGTGCCCTACACCGGTGTTGCGCCGACCCAAGCCACCACCTGGGATCCCCCCCAAACCACGAACGACTCCGCTGAGCAACGTCGATTTCGGATGCTGGTGACCAACGTTGAAATGGAGAACAGCCAATTCGAACAGTGGTCGCGAGTCGTTCGACAGACTGATGCCGACGTGGTCATTGCAGCTGAAATCGATGAGCGATGGAAACCAACCCTCGAAGAACTAAAGTCGATCTTCCCGCATCAGATCATCTACCCACAAGACAACTGGTATGGGATGGCGATGCTATCGCGGCTCCCCATTCTCGAAAGCCAAATTCGATTTCGAGTCCAAGATGATGTTCCTTCGATCGACGCGTTGATTGAACTTCCCAGTGGCGAAGCCATCCGCGTGATCGGAGTCCACCCGCGTCCTCCTGAACCCATCCGCGATAACGACGCAATCGCTCGTGACGCAGAATTGGTTCTGTGGGGAAAAGAACTCGCCGAAGACGATCGTCCGATCGTGATCGGAGGTGACCTGAACGATGTCGCCTGGTCGCCATCCACACGTTTGTTCTTGCGACTGAGCCAACTGCTGGACCCTCGACGCGGCCGTGGCTTCTACAACTCCTTTCATGCCGATCATGTCTGGATGCGTTTCCCCCTCGACCACGTTTTTCATTCCACTCATTTTGCGATCCGGGAACTGAAACGCATGGACCATGTGGGTTCGGACCATTTTCCAATTCTCATCGATCTGCAATTGCAACCCGTGCTGAAAGACGAGCAACGGCCGTTGGAAGAAAAGGCCAGCGATGAGGAAGAGGCCCAAGAAAAGCTTCAACGAGCCGCTGAATCAAGCGACATCAACACCGCCTCGGCCCCCTTTTCCTCTCGCACGCCCGCGATTGGTTGA
- a CDS encoding DUF421 domain-containing protein: protein MFEKWIDISSTEIAGILLTAFFAYAAVMVYTRVTGLRSFSKMSAPDFAMTIATGSILGATISQPSPTLFAGSLALLSLFTLQWAVAFFRRRSNKFSQCIDNQPVLLMAGSTILHENLHRANLTENDLMGKLREANACRLNEVQAVVFETTGDISVLHSKSSEPIDPLLLQNVYDAQRLIAD from the coding sequence ATGTTCGAAAAATGGATTGACATCTCCTCGACTGAGATCGCGGGGATTCTGTTGACAGCGTTCTTTGCGTATGCCGCCGTGATGGTCTACACACGCGTCACTGGGCTGCGCAGTTTCTCAAAGATGTCGGCTCCGGACTTCGCGATGACCATCGCCACCGGGTCCATCTTGGGTGCCACCATTTCCCAGCCCTCCCCCACTTTGTTCGCAGGGTCGCTGGCCTTGCTCTCGCTTTTCACGCTCCAGTGGGCCGTTGCGTTCTTTCGCCGTCGCTCGAACAAGTTCAGTCAGTGCATCGACAACCAACCGGTGCTGTTGATGGCGGGTTCCACGATCCTCCACGAAAATCTTCATCGAGCCAATCTGACCGAAAACGATTTGATGGGGAAACTTCGCGAAGCAAACGCCTGCCGCCTGAACGAAGTCCAAGCCGTGGTCTTCGAAACAACCGGGGACATTTCTGTTCTGCATTCGAAATCGAGTGAACCCATCGATCCGCTCCTGCTGCAGAACGTTTACGATGCACAACGACTGATCGCGGATTGA
- a CDS encoding YqaE/Pmp3 family membrane protein — MTTVAKNENTVLKVLLAILLPPLAVYMDKGVGTQFLLNIVLTLVGFWIIGIIHALIVVL; from the coding sequence ATGACAACCGTTGCAAAAAATGAAAACACTGTCCTCAAGGTTTTGCTTGCGATTCTACTGCCACCCCTGGCTGTCTACATGGACAAAGGGGTGGGGACTCAGTTCCTGCTGAACATTGTGCTGACTCTGGTCGGATTCTGGATCATCGGAATCATCCACGCACTGATTGTGGTTCTGTAA
- a CDS encoding sigma-54-dependent transcriptional regulator codes for MPSLLVIDDDRTILALAEKALAPIADVSVAADAATGLTQIREGNFDAVLLDIQLPDQNGLAVYCEIREHDRRIPVIFMTVEAASKTAIEAMQLGAFDYIAKPLNVESLRDLVEKAIEQRQISSVPVAISADDEGGDQSAELFIGRSPVMLDVFKAVGKVAKQDVPILVRGESGTGKELVARALFQYSHRSEETFLAVNCAALPDNLLESELFGHEKGAFTGAESRRIGKFEQCNGGTLFLDEIGDMAPSVQAKVLRVLQEQRFERVGGNKELTTNVRIIAATNRPLEQMVVDGDYREDLLYRLNGVTIELPPLRDRLSDVPALIRFFLAQAKIEFNKPDLEGLSPEAVDLLTVYDWPGNVRQLRAVIRRCVLDTVMPVITPDTLPDAIAGPRPNGNKPDAKSGETLENQAPGSQLPQLVKRLLKEKSTNVYGEAMEYMERFVILQVLQATDGNQSQAAEILGITRGKLRDRINSYNIVLKSDIAVES; via the coding sequence ATGCCCAGCCTTCTCGTCATCGACGATGACCGAACCATCTTGGCGCTCGCCGAGAAAGCGTTGGCTCCCATTGCGGACGTGTCGGTCGCCGCCGACGCCGCAACCGGATTGACCCAGATTCGGGAGGGCAATTTCGACGCGGTGCTCCTGGACATTCAGCTCCCCGACCAAAATGGACTCGCCGTTTACTGCGAAATTCGCGAGCACGATCGCCGCATCCCCGTGATCTTCATGACCGTTGAAGCGGCCAGCAAAACCGCGATCGAAGCGATGCAACTGGGAGCGTTCGATTACATCGCCAAACCTTTGAACGTTGAGTCGCTTCGCGATCTCGTCGAAAAGGCGATCGAACAACGACAAATCAGCAGTGTCCCCGTCGCGATCTCTGCCGATGACGAGGGCGGCGACCAATCCGCCGAACTGTTCATCGGTCGCTCGCCGGTCATGCTGGACGTTTTCAAAGCAGTCGGCAAGGTGGCCAAGCAGGACGTGCCCATTTTGGTACGAGGCGAGAGTGGGACAGGCAAAGAACTGGTCGCTCGAGCGTTGTTCCAGTACAGCCATCGCAGCGAAGAAACGTTTCTCGCGGTGAACTGCGCCGCCCTCCCCGACAACCTGCTCGAGAGCGAACTGTTCGGGCACGAAAAAGGGGCCTTCACCGGCGCCGAATCGCGTCGGATCGGCAAGTTTGAACAGTGCAACGGTGGAACTCTGTTTCTCGACGAAATCGGAGACATGGCTCCGTCGGTCCAGGCCAAAGTTCTTCGCGTGCTGCAGGAACAACGTTTCGAACGAGTCGGTGGCAACAAAGAGTTGACCACCAATGTCCGCATCATTGCCGCCACCAACCGACCACTCGAACAGATGGTGGTGGACGGTGACTACCGAGAGGACCTCCTGTATCGCCTCAACGGGGTCACGATCGAACTGCCTCCCTTGCGGGATCGCCTGAGTGACGTCCCCGCATTGATTCGATTCTTTCTGGCACAAGCAAAGATTGAATTCAACAAGCCTGACCTAGAAGGCCTGTCACCGGAAGCGGTTGATTTGTTGACGGTCTACGACTGGCCCGGCAACGTTCGCCAACTTCGTGCCGTCATCCGTCGTTGTGTCCTCGACACGGTGATGCCAGTGATTACCCCAGACACTCTGCCGGATGCAATCGCTGGCCCCAGGCCCAATGGAAACAAACCTGATGCCAAGTCGGGGGAGACATTGGAAAACCAAGCCCCCGGCAGCCAGCTTCCCCAACTGGTCAAGCGACTGCTGAAAGAAAAATCCACGAACGTGTATGGTGAAGCCATGGAGTACATGGAACGCTTCGTCATCCTGCAGGTCCTTCAAGCGACCGATGGCAACCAAAGTCAGGCCGCTGAAATTCTTGGAATCACCCGCGGCAAACTTCGAGACCGGATCAACTCGTACAACATCGTCCTGAAGAGCGACATTGCGGTTGAGTCCTGA
- a CDS encoding glutamate--cysteine ligase 2: MSFTIPTIGVEEEYQLVDPQSGELIPNCKEVMQTIRRNRGSQAVGSEIQHELHLNQIEMASDVCSSLEQVRSALNQTRHLLIEAARSNETELAAAGTNPLPLPDEEVLTPKDRYLAMTDRYQQIARELFIFGCHVHVAMDDRELGIQVMNRCRRWLPILQAITANSPFWNGVDTGYASYRRELWAQWPMAGPPPQFDSLADYSRCVDDLVACGAIRDESFLYWDIRLPTRVPTIEFRAADVMTHVEETVGYVGIVRAIVMQAVSEATHQHPIPAIHPSVLSYSIWHAARYGMSEQLVDPVTSEMIPAADLLDRLMSALQPALIATGEARPVEDFANQLVSAGTGADRQRRGGNLSNVVAQVVSETVPTAMAT; encoded by the coding sequence GTGTCGTTCACCATCCCCACCATCGGCGTCGAAGAAGAGTATCAACTTGTCGACCCTCAAAGCGGCGAGTTGATTCCGAACTGCAAAGAAGTGATGCAGACCATACGGCGCAATCGTGGTTCTCAGGCGGTCGGATCAGAAATCCAACATGAGCTGCATCTGAACCAAATCGAAATGGCATCGGACGTTTGCAGCAGCCTGGAACAGGTTCGGAGTGCCCTGAATCAAACGCGTCACCTGTTGATCGAAGCCGCCCGATCCAACGAGACCGAACTGGCCGCGGCGGGCACCAACCCGTTGCCACTCCCCGATGAAGAAGTTCTGACGCCCAAAGATCGATACTTGGCGATGACAGATCGCTACCAACAGATCGCTCGCGAATTGTTCATCTTCGGTTGTCACGTGCACGTCGCCATGGATGATCGAGAGCTTGGGATTCAAGTGATGAATCGTTGCCGGCGATGGCTTCCAATTCTGCAAGCGATCACCGCCAACTCGCCCTTTTGGAACGGCGTCGACACGGGGTACGCGAGTTACCGCCGTGAACTGTGGGCCCAATGGCCGATGGCCGGACCTCCCCCGCAGTTCGACTCACTCGCTGACTATTCGCGATGCGTGGACGATCTGGTGGCGTGTGGCGCGATCCGAGACGAGAGCTTTCTCTACTGGGACATCCGATTGCCAACTCGTGTGCCAACGATTGAATTTCGGGCGGCAGACGTGATGACTCATGTCGAGGAAACTGTCGGCTACGTCGGGATCGTCCGTGCCATCGTGATGCAGGCGGTCTCGGAGGCAACCCATCAACACCCCATCCCAGCCATTCATCCATCGGTGCTTTCCTATTCCATCTGGCATGCTGCCAGATACGGAATGAGCGAGCAGTTGGTCGATCCGGTGACCAGCGAAATGATTCCGGCCGCAGATCTGCTCGATCGCCTGATGTCAGCACTGCAACCAGCACTGATTGCCACCGGGGAGGCCCGCCCCGTGGAAGACTTCGCCAACCAATTGGTCTCGGCGGGAACGGGAGCTGACCGACAACGCCGTGGCGGAAATTTGAGCAATGTGGTCGCTCAGGTGGTCTCTGAAACAGTCCCCACGGCGATGGCCACTTGA
- a CDS encoding amidohydrolase: MMIEQSVLDRLQTLARSQAMKMREVRRYLHRHPELSGQEYRSSEFLAEIVTNLGLHPTLADDNRGLFVDIGEELELGRTAIRADIDALPIQSLVQHEYASDTDQVMHACGHDAHSAIAYGVTAILAELARDGFPVNSRVIFQPEEETSRGGLHMIRSGALAGVRSAIALHVDPTRPVGTIGIREGAFTAGCDLFTVEMTGPGGHGARPHLTGDLVGAASQWVTDVYRRVPRAIDARDAVVINVGSFHTGNAPNVVPSTASLSGTLRTLSPESAEQAQEMMAEISRAIASIHSCRIDLKFGQHTPPVINDVIVARRLRKAGEEILGEANVREITQPSMGAEDFAFIAQQVPAAMFRLGVAGIDLGSEPLHTPKFDIDESALLIGASVLALAAIQDTTNSDSPLSEFSNPESSRIQ, encoded by the coding sequence ATGATGATTGAGCAGAGCGTTCTCGATCGATTGCAAACTCTGGCGCGCTCCCAGGCGATGAAGATGCGTGAGGTTCGCCGTTACCTTCATCGGCATCCAGAACTCTCCGGCCAGGAATATCGCTCGAGCGAATTTCTCGCAGAGATTGTCACCAACCTCGGACTCCATCCCACACTTGCTGATGACAACCGTGGTCTGTTCGTCGACATCGGAGAAGAACTGGAACTTGGTCGCACCGCGATCCGAGCCGACATCGACGCGTTGCCGATTCAATCGCTGGTCCAACACGAATACGCCAGCGACACCGATCAAGTCATGCACGCCTGCGGGCACGACGCTCATTCAGCGATCGCTTACGGTGTCACTGCGATCCTCGCGGAATTGGCTCGCGATGGTTTTCCCGTCAACTCCCGAGTGATCTTTCAACCCGAAGAAGAGACCAGCCGCGGCGGGCTGCACATGATTCGGTCGGGCGCTCTTGCTGGTGTGCGGTCGGCGATTGCACTGCACGTGGATCCCACTCGTCCGGTCGGCACCATCGGAATTCGCGAGGGTGCCTTCACGGCTGGCTGCGACCTGTTCACGGTTGAGATGACCGGACCGGGTGGCCACGGTGCCCGACCTCACCTGACCGGCGACTTGGTCGGTGCGGCGTCCCAGTGGGTCACGGACGTCTATCGCCGCGTTCCCCGAGCAATTGATGCACGCGATGCGGTTGTGATCAATGTCGGCAGCTTTCACACCGGCAATGCTCCCAACGTTGTCCCCTCCACCGCCTCACTCAGTGGCACGCTTCGCACGCTTTCGCCCGAAAGTGCCGAGCAAGCCCAAGAAATGATGGCAGAAATCTCGCGTGCAATCGCATCGATTCACTCCTGCCGAATCGATCTGAAGTTTGGTCAACACACGCCGCCTGTGATCAACGATGTCATCGTGGCCCGACGACTTCGAAAAGCGGGCGAGGAGATCTTGGGCGAAGCCAACGTGCGTGAGATCACGCAACCCAGCATGGGTGCCGAAGACTTTGCGTTCATCGCCCAACAGGTCCCGGCCGCGATGTTCCGGCTCGGCGTCGCCGGGATTGACCTGGGCAGCGAACCGCTCCACACACCCAAGTTCGACATCGACGAATCCGCCTTGCTGATCGGGGCCAGCGTCCTGGCTCTGGCCGCGATCCAGGACACGACGAATTCCGACTCGCCACTCTCCGAATTCTCGAACCCGGAATCGTCTCGCATCCAGTGA
- a CDS encoding DUF4235 domain-containing protein, translating into MHEQLEQFKERTTDLFRDEPDGRNPGIGQTENALAFAAAIGCTFLVRQALQVGWRAALKRDPPKNPASHEVQWREALMWGAVSGAIVGAARIASRRASSSAYRSMRSIS; encoded by the coding sequence ATGCACGAACAACTTGAACAGTTCAAGGAACGGACCACCGATCTGTTTCGAGACGAACCCGATGGCCGCAACCCGGGCATTGGGCAAACTGAAAATGCACTCGCCTTCGCAGCAGCGATCGGCTGCACCTTTTTGGTTCGACAAGCACTGCAGGTTGGCTGGCGTGCGGCCCTGAAACGGGACCCACCGAAAAATCCGGCTTCCCATGAAGTCCAGTGGCGTGAAGCGTTGATGTGGGGAGCCGTTTCGGGCGCGATTGTCGGTGCTGCTCGCATCGCTTCCCGCCGGGCATCCTCCTCGGCCTACCGTTCGATGCGATCAATCTCATGA
- a CDS encoding phage holin family protein yields the protein MPNNASIQKVLRDVLDLCELQLQLLSVDAQAAKRKLTTAAIFAVIALALAGSALTVSLVGLGFLLDEMTELSTGGALLTLAVVTFAIVGGLLFIAAKAIQAATDAMSETKSELAENVRWLKATMLSPSTSARNQLRRESFQTYREPPHYHSPDPVTPLPQR from the coding sequence ATGCCAAACAACGCCAGCATTCAGAAAGTCCTCCGGGATGTGCTTGACCTCTGTGAACTGCAACTGCAGTTGCTGTCGGTCGATGCTCAGGCTGCGAAACGCAAACTGACCACCGCTGCCATCTTCGCGGTCATCGCTCTCGCGCTCGCGGGTTCGGCATTGACCGTGTCGCTGGTTGGGCTGGGTTTTCTACTCGACGAAATGACGGAACTGTCAACCGGCGGTGCGTTGTTGACGCTCGCCGTCGTGACCTTTGCCATTGTCGGCGGATTGCTGTTCATCGCCGCCAAAGCCATTCAGGCTGCCACCGATGCGATGTCAGAAACCAAGTCCGAGTTGGCCGAAAATGTTCGCTGGCTGAAAGCGACCATGCTTTCGCCATCCACCTCCGCACGCAATCAACTGCGTCGGGAATCGTTTCAAACGTACCGTGAGCCCCCTCACTATCACTCACCCGATCCTGTCACTCCACTTCCTCAAAGGTAA
- a CDS encoding CsbD family protein — protein MVNRQELQGHWNEVKGRLKENWGQLTEDDLQQARGSAEQLVGVVQQKTGATQNEIEKFLDSVLNRNFGDQASETVQQYSEAAQAAAADAAAYARQNYQRLASQSGEYGAKLADTVRTRPGESLAIAFGLGIAAGALLFFGNKK, from the coding sequence ATGGTCAATCGTCAAGAATTGCAAGGTCACTGGAACGAAGTCAAAGGTCGCTTGAAAGAGAATTGGGGCCAACTGACCGAAGATGATCTGCAACAAGCACGCGGCTCAGCCGAGCAACTCGTTGGCGTCGTGCAGCAAAAGACCGGTGCCACCCAAAACGAGATCGAGAAGTTTCTCGACAGCGTTTTGAACCGCAACTTCGGTGATCAAGCCTCCGAAACAGTGCAGCAATATAGCGAGGCTGCCCAGGCTGCCGCCGCGGACGCGGCCGCCTACGCTCGGCAAAACTATCAGCGTCTGGCCTCGCAGTCCGGTGAGTATGGCGCCAAGTTGGCCGACACCGTGCGAACACGTCCCGGTGAATCTTTGGCGATCGCATTCGGATTGGGAATCGCTGCTGGAGCATTGCTGTTCTTCGGAAACAAGAAGTGA
- a CDS encoding TIGR03067 domain-containing protein, with protein MSRFPLSRYALSAVLPCLVFASLVPVQADEHTQPLLKRLAGVWEVEEGVNQGEEIPEEELEGTIMKIEKNMIITYDREQNEVYRALFTLDETKKPVQIDMTTEMKGMPPMKSLGIIQMEEGDEFELCYALPGGDRPREFKSPKGSKVMLFEVERED; from the coding sequence ATGTCACGCTTCCCGCTGTCACGCTACGCCCTGTCCGCTGTTTTGCCTTGCCTCGTCTTCGCGTCCCTGGTTCCGGTTCAGGCCGACGAACACACCCAGCCGCTGCTCAAACGTTTGGCGGGTGTCTGGGAAGTCGAAGAGGGCGTCAATCAGGGTGAGGAAATCCCTGAGGAAGAGTTGGAGGGAACGATCATGAAGATCGAAAAGAACATGATCATCACTTACGACCGCGAGCAAAATGAAGTTTATCGAGCACTGTTCACTTTGGATGAGACCAAGAAGCCAGTGCAGATTGACATGACAACCGAGATGAAAGGGATGCCGCCCATGAAGTCGCTCGGCATCATCCAAATGGAAGAAGGTGACGAGTTCGAGCTCTGCTACGCCTTGCCAGGCGGCGATCGACCCCGGGAGTTCAAGTCACCCAAGGGCAGCAAAGTGATGTTGTTCGAGGTGGAGCGGGAAGACTGA
- a CDS encoding DUF1269 domain-containing protein: protein MSHQCLVAEYSSREKLAVAVEALQKDGYQAADFSVITAADDRHDVTSGNANHDLTSSPPPEKTTGAATLAGGAIGALLAAPTMIGPFLVAGPIAGMAAGAVGGGLLASIKNWGLDDKSSADYESNLNAGSSLIVIEGDQAKLNTAAQTLQTCDPVSIERYEA, encoded by the coding sequence ATGAGTCATCAATGCTTGGTCGCCGAGTATTCCAGTCGCGAAAAGTTGGCGGTTGCCGTTGAGGCACTGCAGAAAGACGGCTATCAGGCCGCCGACTTCAGCGTCATCACCGCGGCTGACGATCGGCATGACGTCACGTCTGGCAACGCCAACCACGATCTGACGTCGTCGCCACCGCCGGAGAAGACAACCGGAGCAGCGACGTTGGCCGGTGGTGCAATCGGAGCGTTGCTGGCGGCACCGACGATGATCGGGCCGTTTCTGGTCGCAGGGCCGATTGCTGGGATGGCTGCCGGAGCGGTGGGGGGTGGTTTGCTGGCGTCCATCAAAAACTGGGGGTTGGACGACAAGTCTAGCGCCGATTATGAGTCCAACTTGAACGCTGGTTCGTCGCTGATCGTGATTGAAGGCGACCAAGCCAAACTCAATACCGCCGCCCAAACCTTGCAGACGTGTGACCCGGTTTCGATAGAACGCTACGAAGCCTGA
- a CDS encoding YheT family hydrolase codes for MSEVTPTHANVDSPAPRCIDSIDPFEPHPLCRGGWLQTLSVKWLNPQLDLQSRPDSIALSLPDDHSPPDELSGHYFPATQSSGNKPLVTVFHGMGGHALSRYMRSLGQHLNANGFDVLLWNHRGAGQSAANCSRFHHPGLTADICHLTDHLKAQRPEWTRNGLVCVGFSLGANVMLKYLAESGSKSSFDAAVSVSAPLDMQITSRNLRTGSNRVFDQYLLTKQRSELLRSSAKLTNVERATLESVASVWELDDQFTGPRFGYDGAEDYYAENSAINSLHNIDTPTLLLHAEDDPVVVPYVFEGIQWERNEALHPMLCKSGGHTGFLDRNRQRWHESAAMEFFESVL; via the coding sequence ATGTCCGAAGTCACCCCGACGCACGCCAACGTTGATTCCCCCGCCCCGAGATGCATCGATTCCATCGATCCCTTTGAACCTCATCCACTTTGCCGTGGAGGCTGGCTGCAAACACTCTCCGTGAAATGGTTGAATCCTCAGCTCGATTTACAATCTCGACCGGACTCCATCGCGCTTTCGCTGCCCGATGATCACTCACCACCGGACGAGCTGAGTGGCCACTACTTTCCGGCCACCCAAAGCTCAGGGAACAAGCCTCTGGTGACGGTTTTTCATGGGATGGGCGGTCACGCACTCAGCCGGTACATGCGTTCGCTTGGGCAACACCTCAACGCCAACGGATTCGACGTCTTGCTATGGAACCATCGCGGCGCGGGACAATCCGCAGCCAATTGCTCACGTTTTCATCATCCCGGTTTGACGGCTGACATTTGCCATTTGACAGATCATCTGAAAGCACAACGACCAGAGTGGACGAGAAACGGCCTGGTCTGTGTCGGATTCTCGTTGGGAGCCAACGTGATGCTGAAGTACCTGGCCGAATCTGGTTCGAAATCGAGCTTTGACGCTGCGGTGAGTGTGTCCGCTCCATTGGACATGCAGATCACGTCAAGAAACCTGCGAACGGGATCAAACCGAGTGTTCGATCAGTACCTGCTCACCAAACAACGCTCAGAACTCCTCCGAAGCTCAGCGAAGTTGACGAACGTTGAACGAGCCACGCTCGAATCGGTCGCTTCCGTCTGGGAACTCGACGATCAATTCACGGGTCCGCGTTTTGGATACGACGGAGCGGAAGACTACTACGCGGAAAACTCGGCGATCAACTCTTTGCACAACATCGACACGCCGACGTTGCTGCTGCATGCGGAAGACGATCCGGTTGTCGTGCCGTACGTCTTCGAAGGAATCCAGTGGGAACGCAACGAGGCATTGCACCCCATGCTCTGCAAATCCGGTGGGCACACGGGGTTCCTCGATCGGAACCGCCAACGCTGGCATGAGTCCGCGGCCATGGAGTTCTTTGAATCGGTGCTATGA